From Methylopila sp. M107, a single genomic window includes:
- a CDS encoding polysaccharide biosynthesis/export family protein, with translation MAIATAAACLLAGCSVLPATGPSTQQITTTGQGKALTDYVLVNLDQRGVDILSQYRVSVFAQRFAAPRPQPNQIVGIGDGLNITIFEAGQGGLFSSEYGARVTFMQRVDSDGSITVPYAGRVKAAGTSPQEVEKKIVAALEGRAIQPQALVAIEQTVQRSYVVAGEVNGGGRKPISAAGDRILDAIAISGGARSPAYETRVTLQRGSAQGTAIMKDLIDNPPENVYVQPGDRIYLARDPEIFLAFGAVPRPGPIPFGTDKVTLLEAVGMAGGLIDNRSDPGAFFVFRYEPESALKQIKPDYDGKFGAKVPVVYRIDLRDPRAYFFAKGFTVRDRDVLYVANSAAVELQKFLQIVGAARNVAQTYETADRLFINPRN, from the coding sequence GTGGCGATCGCCACCGCCGCCGCCTGCCTTTTGGCGGGGTGTTCGGTGCTTCCGGCGACGGGTCCGTCGACCCAGCAGATCACCACGACCGGTCAGGGCAAGGCGCTGACCGACTACGTTCTGGTCAATCTCGACCAGCGCGGCGTGGACATTCTTTCGCAGTACCGCGTCTCCGTCTTCGCGCAGCGCTTCGCAGCGCCGCGGCCCCAGCCGAACCAGATCGTCGGCATCGGCGACGGCCTCAACATCACCATCTTCGAGGCGGGCCAGGGCGGCCTGTTCTCGAGCGAATACGGCGCGCGCGTCACGTTCATGCAGCGCGTCGACTCGGACGGGTCCATCACGGTTCCTTACGCGGGGCGCGTGAAGGCGGCCGGCACCTCCCCGCAGGAGGTCGAGAAGAAGATCGTGGCGGCGCTCGAAGGCCGCGCGATCCAGCCGCAGGCGCTGGTCGCGATCGAGCAGACGGTCCAGCGCAGCTACGTGGTCGCGGGCGAAGTCAACGGCGGCGGCCGCAAGCCGATCTCGGCCGCCGGCGACCGCATCCTCGACGCGATCGCGATTTCGGGCGGCGCGCGCAGCCCGGCCTACGAGACGCGCGTCACCCTGCAGCGCGGCTCGGCGCAGGGCACCGCGATCATGAAGGACCTGATCGACAACCCGCCGGAGAATGTCTACGTCCAGCCCGGCGACCGCATCTATCTCGCGCGCGATCCCGAGATCTTCCTCGCCTTCGGCGCCGTGCCGAGGCCCGGCCCGATCCCGTTCGGCACCGACAAGGTCACGCTGCTTGAAGCGGTCGGCATGGCGGGCGGGCTGATCGACAACCGCTCGGATCCCGGCGCGTTCTTCGTGTTCCGCTACGAGCCGGAATCGGCGCTCAAGCAGATCAAGCCCGACTACGACGGCAAGTTCGGGGCCAAGGTGCCGGTGGTCTACCGCATCGACCTGCGCGATCCGCGCGCCTATTTCTTCGCCAAGGGCTTCACGGTCCGCGATCGTGACGTGCTTTACGTCGCGAACTCCGCGGCGGTCGAACTGCAGAAGTTCCTGCAGATCGTCGGAGCCGCGAGGAACGTCGCGCAGACCTACGAGACGGCCGACCGGCTGTTCATCAACCCGCGGAATTGA
- a CDS encoding beta-ketoacyl-ACP synthase III, which produces MKSAGTRILGLGHAVPARRVSSAEIEASLGLEAGWIERRTGVRERRWAEPDEKLTDLAAQAGESALDAAGLERTDVGLLLLATSTPDRLLPPSGPLVAHKLGLSRAGAVDLAGACAGFLYALSLADAQVRAHGRAVLVIAANLLSRRINFAERGGAALFADAAGAVLVGPVDDPARGVVGQSLASDGAGYRLVSIAAGGSEQPFGADTPIEDTRMAISNGGALFGEAVRLMTACSQEALAEAGLAVDAVDRFVPHQANARIFAAVGRKLGVAEAAMVDTVADYGNSSAATIPLSLSLSHEARAIRPGETLLLAAAGAGLTGGALVYRG; this is translated from the coding sequence ATGAAGTCCGCCGGAACCCGCATCCTCGGCCTCGGCCACGCGGTCCCCGCGCGCCGGGTGTCGAGCGCCGAGATCGAGGCGAGCCTCGGGCTGGAGGCCGGTTGGATCGAGCGCCGCACCGGCGTGCGCGAGCGGCGCTGGGCCGAGCCGGACGAGAAGCTGACCGACCTCGCGGCGCAGGCCGGCGAGAGCGCGCTTGACGCCGCCGGGCTGGAGCGGACCGACGTCGGGCTGCTGCTGCTCGCGACCTCGACGCCGGATCGGCTGCTGCCGCCCTCCGGGCCGCTTGTCGCGCACAAACTCGGACTTTCGCGCGCCGGCGCCGTCGACCTCGCGGGCGCCTGCGCGGGCTTCCTCTACGCTTTAAGCCTCGCCGACGCGCAGGTCCGCGCGCATGGCCGCGCGGTGCTGGTCATCGCCGCGAACCTGCTGAGCCGCCGCATCAATTTCGCGGAACGCGGCGGCGCGGCGTTGTTCGCAGACGCCGCCGGCGCGGTGCTCGTCGGACCGGTCGATGATCCGGCGCGCGGCGTCGTGGGCCAGTCGCTCGCGTCCGACGGCGCAGGATATAGGCTGGTCTCGATCGCGGCGGGCGGCAGCGAGCAGCCGTTCGGCGCGGACACGCCGATCGAGGACACCCGCATGGCGATCTCGAACGGCGGCGCGCTCTTCGGCGAGGCCGTGCGGCTGATGACGGCCTGTTCCCAGGAGGCGCTCGCGGAGGCCGGCCTTGCCGTCGACGCCGTCGACCGGTTCGTGCCCCATCAGGCCAATGCGCGGATTTTCGCGGCGGTCGGGCGCAAGCTCGGCGTGGCCGAGGCCGCGATGGTCGACACCGTTGCGGACTACGGCAACTCGTCCGCCGCCACGATCCCGCTGTCGCTCAGCCTGTCGCATGAGGCGCGGGCGATCCGGCCAGGCGAAACCCTGCTGCTCGCCGCGGCCGGCGCCGGACTGACCGGCGGCGCGCTCGTCTATCGAGGCTGA
- a CDS encoding adenosylmethionine--8-amino-7-oxononanoate transaminase — protein sequence MTASAVWRPFTQHALEPDPPTIVRAEGAWLTTADGARILDAISSWWVTTHGHRHPKIMAAIAEAAQNLDQIIFAGLTHAPAERLATELVALAPSGLTRVFFSDSGSTAVEVAIKMALGAFRNRGVARARIAALDGAYHGDTIGTMSVGERGVFNAAYEPLFYEVERIPFPGDGAEQAALDALEAAGRRGDLAALLLEPLVLGAGGMRMYGPETLARLAEVARAHGALVIADEVMTGWGRTGTLFACQQAGISPDILCTSKGLTGGAVPLAATLATDEIFEAHWSTDRSKTFFHSSSFTANPIACAAALANLAVWREEPVAERVTALCEAQAARLARFEGDRRFRNVRRCGTIAAVDLVVADPGYLADVGPRLRAFFLERGLLVRPLGDVVYLMPPYCVTEPELDRLYEAIEEAGEMFGSSR from the coding sequence ATGACCGCTTCCGCCGTCTGGCGTCCCTTCACCCAGCACGCCCTCGAGCCCGATCCGCCGACGATCGTGCGGGCCGAGGGCGCGTGGCTGACGACAGCCGACGGCGCGAGAATTCTCGACGCGATCTCGTCCTGGTGGGTGACGACGCATGGCCATCGCCATCCGAAAATCATGGCGGCGATCGCGGAGGCGGCCCAAAACCTCGACCAGATCATCTTCGCGGGTCTCACCCACGCGCCGGCCGAACGGCTGGCGACCGAGCTGGTCGCGCTCGCGCCGTCCGGACTGACCCGCGTGTTCTTCTCGGATTCCGGCTCCACCGCCGTCGAGGTGGCGATCAAGATGGCGCTCGGCGCCTTCCGCAACCGCGGCGTGGCGCGCGCCCGCATCGCGGCGCTCGACGGCGCCTATCACGGCGACACGATCGGGACGATGAGCGTCGGCGAGCGCGGCGTGTTCAACGCCGCCTATGAGCCGCTGTTCTACGAGGTCGAGCGCATCCCATTCCCCGGCGACGGGGCCGAGCAGGCGGCGCTCGACGCGCTGGAGGCTGCGGGAAGGCGCGGCGATCTCGCGGCGCTGCTGCTGGAGCCGCTTGTGCTCGGCGCCGGCGGCATGCGGATGTACGGCCCCGAAACGCTGGCGAGGCTCGCCGAGGTCGCCCGCGCCCACGGCGCCCTCGTCATCGCCGACGAGGTCATGACCGGCTGGGGCCGCACCGGTACGCTGTTCGCCTGCCAGCAGGCGGGGATTTCGCCCGACATCCTCTGCACCTCCAAGGGCCTGACGGGCGGCGCGGTCCCGCTCGCCGCGACCCTCGCGACGGACGAGATTTTCGAGGCGCACTGGTCGACGGACCGGTCCAAGACCTTCTTTCATTCCTCCTCGTTCACCGCGAACCCGATCGCCTGCGCGGCCGCGCTCGCCAATCTCGCGGTCTGGCGCGAGGAGCCGGTAGCGGAACGCGTGACGGCGCTCTGCGAAGCGCAGGCCGCCCGGCTCGCGCGCTTCGAGGGCGACCGCCGCTTCCGCAACGTCCGGCGCTGCGGCACGATCGCGGCCGTCGACCTCGTGGTCGCCGATCCCGGCTATCTGGCCGACGTCGGCCCGCGTCTGCGCGCCTTCTTTCTCGAGCGCGGCCTGCTGGTCCGTCCGCTGGGCGACGTCGTCTATCTGATGCCGCCCTATTGCGTGACAGAGCCCGAGCTCGACCGTCTCTACGAGGCGATCGAGGAGGCCGGCGAAATGTTCGGATCGAGCCGATGA
- a CDS encoding type II toxin-antitoxin system VapB family antitoxin — protein MRTTVTLDDDLVAKAQEFTGIQERSALMRAALEALVQREAAQRLARLGGTAPGLVAPPRRRFPPE, from the coding sequence ATGCGAACCACCGTGACGCTCGACGATGATCTCGTCGCCAAGGCTCAGGAGTTCACGGGAATTCAGGAACGGTCGGCGCTGATGCGTGCGGCGTTAGAAGCATTGGTGCAACGAGAGGCAGCCCAGCGACTGGCGCGTCTTGGCGGGACCGCGCCGGGCCTCGTTGCGCCGCCACGCAGACGCTTTCCGCCCGAATGA
- a CDS encoding saccharopine dehydrogenase C-terminal domain-containing protein has translation MTDWPVYGKIDGPIVIIGFGSIGRGTLPLIVRHFEYDKDRIVAIDPSDLNKHILDEYGVPFIQKHVTKENYRELLTPLLTNGGGQGFCVNLSVDTGSADLIELCQELGALYIDTVNEPWLGFYFDKTKGPSERSNYALREMTLDLRRRSPKGLPTAVSTCGANPGMVSFFVKQAALNIASDLKLNVPEPTTREEWAALLRHIGVKGVHIAERDTQRTTDPKPRGVFLNTWSVEGFISEGLQPAELGWGSHEKWMPANGKTHDDPKAAAIYLMQPGAATKVRTWCPTPGPQYGFLVTHNESISIADFFTVWEDGKAVYRPTCHYAYHPADDAVLSWHELFGAEGKVQETLHVLDEDELVDGIDELGVLLYGHAKGAYWFGSQLSLEETRTLAPYQNATGLQVTSAILAGMVWALENPNEGIVETDEMDFKRCLEIQKPYLGPVEGYYTDWTPLENRPGLFPEEIDESDPWQFRNFFVG, from the coding sequence ATGACCGACTGGCCCGTCTACGGAAAAATCGACGGCCCGATCGTCATCATCGGCTTCGGCTCGATCGGGCGCGGGACGCTGCCGCTGATCGTGCGGCACTTCGAATACGACAAGGACCGCATCGTCGCGATCGACCCGTCCGACCTCAACAAGCACATCCTCGACGAATACGGCGTGCCCTTCATCCAGAAGCACGTCACCAAGGAAAACTATCGCGAGCTGCTGACCCCGCTGCTGACCAATGGCGGCGGCCAGGGCTTTTGCGTCAACCTCTCGGTCGACACCGGCTCGGCCGACCTGATCGAGCTCTGCCAGGAACTCGGCGCGCTCTACATCGACACCGTCAACGAGCCGTGGCTCGGCTTTTATTTCGACAAGACCAAGGGCCCGTCCGAGCGCTCCAACTATGCGCTGCGCGAGATGACGCTCGACCTTCGCCGCCGTTCGCCGAAGGGCCTGCCGACCGCCGTCTCCACCTGCGGCGCGAACCCCGGAATGGTGTCGTTCTTCGTCAAGCAGGCCGCGCTCAACATCGCCTCCGACCTGAAGCTCAACGTGCCGGAGCCCACGACCCGCGAGGAATGGGCGGCGCTGCTCCGCCACATCGGCGTCAAGGGCGTCCACATCGCCGAGCGCGACACCCAGCGCACCACCGACCCGAAGCCGCGCGGCGTGTTCCTCAACACCTGGTCGGTCGAAGGCTTCATCTCGGAAGGTCTGCAGCCGGCCGAGCTCGGCTGGGGGAGCCACGAAAAGTGGATGCCGGCGAACGGCAAGACCCATGACGACCCGAAGGCCGCCGCGATCTATCTGATGCAGCCCGGCGCGGCCACGAAGGTGCGCACCTGGTGCCCGACGCCGGGGCCGCAATACGGCTTCCTCGTCACGCACAACGAGTCGATCTCGATCGCCGACTTCTTCACCGTCTGGGAAGACGGCAAGGCGGTCTATCGCCCGACCTGCCACTACGCCTATCACCCGGCCGACGACGCCGTGCTGTCGTGGCACGAGCTGTTCGGCGCGGAAGGCAAGGTGCAGGAGACGCTGCACGTGCTCGACGAGGACGAGCTTGTCGACGGGATCGACGAGCTCGGCGTGCTGCTCTACGGCCACGCCAAGGGCGCCTACTGGTTCGGCTCGCAGCTCTCGCTCGAAGAAACCCGCACGCTCGCGCCTTACCAGAACGCGACCGGCCTTCAGGTGACCTCCGCCATCCTCGCCGGCATGGTCTGGGCGCTCGAGAATCCGAACGAGGGCATCGTCGAGACCGACGAGATGGACTTCAAGCGCTGCCTCGAGATCCAGAAGCCCTATCTCGGCCCGGTCGAAGGCTACTACACCGACTGGACGCCGCTCGAGAACCGCCCGGGCCTGTTCCCGGAAGAGATCGACGAAAGCGACCCCTGGCAGTTCCGGAACTTTTTCGTGGGGTGA